Proteins encoded in a region of the Pseudothermotoga elfii DSM 9442 = NBRC 107921 genome:
- a CDS encoding rhomboid family intramembrane serine protease: protein MFPLYDTIPSRKKPYIVYIIIAVNVAVFLYQESLSRFESIKFLYNFGIVPARITSKKWAQIWQLRTGIELFSPKWISFISHMFVHGGWSHLIGNMWFLFIFGDNLEDNLGHIRFFIFYISSGILASLTHFALNINSQLPMVGASGAISAVMGAYYVLFPYSRIVSFVPLFFLPALIAIPAATYLFVWFIFQLLSGLFDSAVNSGVAYWAHIGGFAVGMLYGFFRRRKYYY, encoded by the coding sequence TTGTTTCCTTTATACGATACTATTCCGAGCCGAAAAAAACCTTATATAGTTTACATAATTATAGCAGTTAATGTTGCTGTGTTTTTGTATCAAGAATCACTTTCGAGATTTGAATCGATCAAATTTTTGTACAATTTTGGCATTGTGCCAGCACGTATAACTTCCAAAAAGTGGGCGCAAATATGGCAACTGAGAACAGGAATTGAACTCTTTTCACCCAAATGGATTTCTTTCATAAGCCATATGTTCGTCCATGGTGGTTGGTCGCACTTGATTGGTAACATGTGGTTTCTCTTTATCTTCGGAGATAATCTCGAAGACAATTTAGGGCACATAAGATTTTTCATTTTCTACATATCGAGCGGAATCTTAGCTTCTCTTACACATTTTGCGCTTAACATCAATTCTCAGCTTCCAATGGTAGGAGCATCCGGAGCTATATCAGCGGTAATGGGGGCATACTACGTTTTATTTCCTTATTCAAGAATAGTATCTTTCGTGCCATTATTTTTTCTTCCTGCACTAATTGCCATTCCTGCCGCAACATACCTATTTGTCTGGTTTATCTTTCAGTTGCTCAGCGGGCTCTTTGATAGTGCTGTGAATTCCGGCGTAGCTTACTGGGCTCATATCGGAGGATTCGCAGTAGGTATGCTCTATGGATTTTTTAGGAGGAGGAAATATTACTACTGA
- a CDS encoding ABC transporter substrate-binding protein — translation MWRKAFLVVLTFLAVLSFAKTPKDTLVIAGNTEIFITLDPAVCYETFASAVVEAAYAGLVKIEPVNGVFTPVPELAEKWEVVNKGDVTEWIFYLRKGLVFANGDPLTAEDVVFSFKRALTINKSPAWLFNELGLTAENMEQTIVKVDDGTVKLVTKPLAQSIVLSILSGPWAGVVNKKVVLANEVNGDLGQTYLTDKSAGAGPYQVIEWKRKEQVAMQANSRYWRGEPTLKRIIIMDVPEETTQFLLVQKGDVDVAWNITPEQAAQLRETKGGPVRLIVTASQSNEYVAMNAQWGPFKDERVRLAIKYAIDYDAIIKSVRRGFAILNQSFIPIGYLGFSNNNPFKRDVEKAKQLLAEAGYPNGFEVELLTNTTNIRQNEAVVIQANLAEIGIKANISLMPASEMYAKYRQQGTQIIVAGWGIDYPDTDNLAKPFADYRVKQLAWRNMWYDDYAADLAEKAGLEMDNNKRVEMYRELEKYWMEKGPFAMLYQPVNYWAVSSDVVGFEKAGEGYSLIFDFTKISKK, via the coding sequence ATGTGGCGAAAAGCATTTTTGGTTGTACTAACATTTTTAGCGGTTTTGAGTTTTGCTAAGACCCCAAAAGATACTCTTGTTATAGCAGGCAACACAGAGATATTTATTACTCTTGATCCGGCTGTCTGTTATGAAACATTTGCATCTGCGGTGGTAGAGGCAGCATACGCTGGACTTGTAAAAATTGAGCCTGTTAACGGTGTTTTTACACCTGTACCGGAGCTTGCTGAAAAATGGGAAGTTGTAAATAAGGGTGATGTTACCGAATGGATTTTTTATTTAAGAAAAGGTCTGGTATTTGCCAATGGAGATCCATTGACGGCAGAGGATGTTGTTTTCTCTTTCAAAAGGGCTCTGACTATCAATAAATCTCCGGCATGGTTATTCAACGAACTTGGTTTAACAGCTGAAAATATGGAACAAACAATCGTAAAAGTTGATGATGGCACCGTGAAATTAGTTACCAAGCCCCTTGCCCAGAGCATCGTACTTTCAATACTCTCCGGTCCGTGGGCAGGAGTTGTGAACAAAAAGGTTGTACTTGCGAACGAAGTAAATGGTGACCTCGGTCAAACATATTTGACTGATAAATCGGCTGGTGCTGGTCCATACCAGGTTATAGAATGGAAGCGTAAAGAGCAGGTTGCGATGCAGGCAAATTCAAGATACTGGCGCGGCGAGCCAACATTGAAGAGAATCATAATAATGGATGTTCCGGAAGAAACAACGCAATTCTTGTTAGTACAAAAAGGTGATGTAGATGTAGCATGGAATATAACACCAGAACAAGCCGCACAGCTCAGAGAAACAAAGGGAGGACCTGTTAGATTGATTGTAACTGCCTCTCAATCAAATGAGTATGTAGCCATGAATGCCCAATGGGGACCGTTTAAAGACGAACGCGTCAGGCTTGCCATAAAATACGCTATTGATTACGATGCGATCATAAAATCAGTCAGAAGAGGTTTTGCAATTCTCAACCAAAGTTTCATACCTATCGGATATCTTGGTTTTTCAAACAACAACCCATTTAAGAGAGATGTGGAAAAAGCAAAACAGTTGCTGGCAGAAGCAGGATACCCGAATGGGTTTGAAGTTGAGTTGTTGACCAATACAACAAATATTCGTCAGAATGAAGCCGTGGTAATCCAGGCTAATCTTGCAGAAATAGGTATTAAAGCAAATATTTCCCTGATGCCCGCGTCGGAAATGTACGCAAAATACAGACAACAGGGCACACAAATAATCGTCGCTGGCTGGGGAATAGATTATCCCGATACAGATAATCTGGCTAAACCTTTCGCTGATTACAGAGTAAAACAACTTGCGTGGCGAAATATGTGGTATGATGATTATGCAGCAGATCTTGCAGAAAAGGCAGGATTAGAAATGGATAACAATAAGCGTGTCGAGATGTACAGAGAACTTGAGAAATACTGGATGGAAAAGGGTCCATTTGCGATGCTTTATCAACCAGTCAATTACTGGGCAGTCAGTAGCGATGTCGTGGGTTTTGAAAAGGCAGGAGAAGGTTACAGTTTGATTTTTGATTTCACTAAAATTTCCAAGAAATAA
- a CDS encoding rhomboid family intramembrane serine protease, whose amino-acid sequence MRTLKITHIILAVNVLIAIVMFFAGNLSAFRSQTYLFIRFGAQYGPLVSDGEWYRLITAIFVHGGLLHLLFNSYALFYFGTIVESVYGPEKFIFSYLATGVVGNIATHLFYYRAISVGASGSIFGLVGILFSLGFRRDTPFFMKQFTGYALLPMILFNIIYGFIPGSGINNAAHVGGFALGMLLGYLLSPRPAYYSRKSWSLLWKIIAIVCGVSIASSFILLVSFSAR is encoded by the coding sequence GTGAGAACGTTGAAAATAACACACATCATCTTAGCAGTTAATGTTTTAATAGCTATTGTGATGTTTTTTGCTGGCAATCTGTCAGCTTTCCGCAGTCAAACATACCTATTCATAAGATTTGGCGCTCAGTACGGTCCTCTGGTGAGTGATGGAGAATGGTACAGGCTTATAACAGCTATATTTGTGCATGGCGGGTTGCTTCATTTGCTCTTCAATTCTTATGCCCTTTTTTATTTTGGGACAATCGTTGAATCTGTTTACGGCCCAGAAAAATTTATCTTTTCATATCTTGCAACAGGGGTTGTCGGCAATATCGCAACACATCTTTTTTACTATAGGGCAATCTCCGTAGGGGCGAGCGGTTCTATTTTTGGTTTGGTAGGGATATTATTTTCTCTTGGTTTCAGGCGAGACACACCTTTTTTCATGAAACAATTTACTGGCTATGCCTTGTTGCCAATGATTTTGTTTAACATAATTTACGGGTTCATACCAGGCAGCGGCATCAACAATGCCGCTCATGTTGGTGGTTTTGCTCTCGGCATGCTTCTTGGATATTTGCTTTCCCCAAGACCTGCTTATTATTCGAGAAAAAGCTGGTCTTTATTATGGAAAATAATCGCCATTGTATGTGGCGTATCAATAGCCAGTTCTTTCATTTTGCTTGTAAGTTTTTCTGCGAGGTGA
- the gatA gene encoding Asp-tRNA(Asn)/Glu-tRNA(Gln) amidotransferase subunit GatA: MTIEDCLSKESDLINLSLERIECIDSAVKSFITVVDKQEELEGPYKGIPIAVKDNITTKNIRTTCGSKMLENYIPPYDATCVKRLKNYGFAIVGKTNLDEFAMGSSTERSAFFVTRNPWDLDYVAGGSSGGSAAAVASGEVVAALGSDTGGSVRQPAAFCGIVGFKPTYGLVSRYGLVAFASSLDQIGPMTKSVRDAALIMEVIAGKDPMDSTTVSKKLDFLTHIEDGISGMKFAVPEEVYKYEQLDREVSDRFEEALKIAEKLGAKVSRVKIPTMKYAVATYYIIAPAEASSNLARYDGVKYGLRIEEPGLMDTYMKTRNVGFGEEVRRRIFLGTFTLSAAYYEAYFGKAQKVRKLLSDDLNRVLADFDAILTPTSPSPAFKIGSVADPLTYYLMDIFTIPANLSGLPAISVPFGFAKNLPVGLQIMGRRFDDPKVLAIARTFEKYSPYNINGRIPLPVVRI, encoded by the coding sequence ATGACAATAGAAGATTGTTTAAGTAAAGAGAGCGATCTAATAAATCTGTCGCTTGAAAGAATTGAGTGTATTGATAGTGCTGTAAAAAGCTTTATAACAGTGGTGGATAAGCAGGAGGAGCTGGAAGGCCCGTACAAAGGTATTCCGATAGCCGTTAAAGATAATATAACTACGAAAAATATTCGGACAACATGCGGCTCCAAGATGCTGGAAAACTACATTCCCCCCTATGATGCCACCTGCGTGAAGAGGTTGAAAAATTACGGATTCGCAATTGTTGGGAAAACCAACTTGGATGAATTTGCCATGGGTTCCAGCACAGAACGTTCGGCTTTTTTCGTCACTCGCAATCCCTGGGACCTCGATTATGTAGCGGGTGGAAGTAGTGGAGGATCAGCAGCCGCCGTTGCAAGTGGTGAAGTTGTGGCAGCCCTTGGAAGTGATACAGGAGGTTCTGTCAGGCAACCGGCCGCCTTCTGTGGAATAGTTGGATTCAAGCCAACTTATGGACTGGTATCAAGATATGGTCTGGTAGCATTTGCTTCTTCGCTGGATCAAATAGGTCCCATGACAAAATCGGTTCGAGATGCTGCACTGATAATGGAAGTCATAGCCGGAAAAGACCCCATGGATTCAACGACTGTCAGTAAAAAACTCGATTTCTTAACCCATATAGAAGATGGTATTAGTGGAATGAAATTCGCTGTTCCAGAGGAAGTTTATAAATATGAACAACTTGATAGGGAAGTATCTGATAGGTTCGAAGAAGCCCTGAAAATAGCTGAAAAACTCGGAGCAAAGGTTAGCAGAGTAAAAATTCCAACAATGAAATACGCCGTTGCAACATATTATATTATTGCACCTGCAGAAGCAAGTTCCAACTTAGCACGCTATGATGGGGTCAAATATGGTTTAAGAATAGAAGAACCAGGATTAATGGATACTTATATGAAAACAAGAAATGTAGGGTTTGGGGAAGAAGTTCGTCGAAGAATCTTCTTAGGAACATTTACCCTGAGCGCGGCATATTATGAGGCCTATTTTGGCAAAGCACAAAAAGTAAGAAAGCTTCTATCTGATGATTTAAACAGAGTGCTGGCAGATTTCGATGCTATTCTAACGCCAACTTCTCCATCTCCTGCTTTTAAAATTGGATCCGTCGCTGATCCACTTACTTACTATTTGATGGATATTTTCACCATACCAGCCAATTTATCTGGTTTACCAGCAATAAGTGTGCCTTTTGGGTTTGCTAAAAATTTGCCTGTGGGATTGCAAATAATGGGTAGAAGATTCGATGACCCTAAGGTTCTCGCAATTGCCAGGACATTTGAGAAATATTCTCCATACAATATAAATGGTAGAATTCCTCTCCCGGTGGTGAGAATATGA
- the gatB gene encoding Asp-tRNA(Asn)/Glu-tRNA(Gln) amidotransferase subunit GatB, with protein MSFKTIVGLEIHVQLMTKTKAFCSCRADVFDLPPNTAICPVCTGQPGALPTVNSAMIDYAIKIALALNCNIHEYSRFDRKNYFYPDLPKGYQITQYFYPIATSGYMDIDVDGQTKRIRIRRLHIEEDAGKLIHEGDSITQAQYSLVDMNRCGVPLVEIVTEPDLSSPKEARIFVEKLRSILRYLEVSSGDMEKGALRCDANISIYDESAHLQSNRVEVKNMNSFRFIEKALEYEQQRIIEALKNNEDVEKETRGWDIATKMTVSMRGKEEESDYRYFPEPDIPPVIVPVERIEEIKRSLVELPDEKIERFVSVYGIPKYDATVLAMNKEIADFYEACVREIDKPKEISNWIMTEMLREMKSLESENITITPAHLCELFRLMEKGEISMKIAKEVFPTVFRTGKMPGEIIKERGLKQISDENLLENIVKKVLEDNPKAVDQYKSGKTGVIGFFVGQVMKETKGAANPQVVNKIIKQILG; from the coding sequence ATGAGTTTTAAAACAATAGTAGGTTTAGAAATACATGTTCAACTTATGACGAAAACAAAAGCTTTTTGTTCGTGCAGGGCTGATGTCTTTGATCTTCCTCCCAATACTGCCATATGCCCAGTCTGTACAGGACAACCAGGCGCACTGCCAACTGTGAATTCAGCCATGATAGATTACGCAATCAAAATTGCACTTGCCCTTAATTGCAATATACATGAATACTCAAGGTTTGACAGAAAAAATTATTTCTATCCAGATCTGCCTAAGGGATATCAGATAACGCAGTATTTTTACCCGATAGCTACCTCAGGTTACATGGATATAGATGTCGATGGTCAGACAAAGCGAATACGTATCAGGCGATTACATATCGAAGAAGATGCCGGAAAACTGATACATGAAGGCGATTCAATAACCCAGGCGCAGTATTCTCTGGTAGATATGAATCGGTGCGGGGTTCCTCTGGTTGAAATAGTTACTGAGCCTGATTTGTCTTCTCCTAAGGAAGCGAGAATATTTGTCGAAAAACTCAGATCAATCTTGAGATATCTTGAAGTCAGCAGCGGAGATATGGAAAAAGGTGCCTTGAGGTGTGATGCAAACATATCCATTTATGACGAATCGGCTCACTTACAGAGCAATAGAGTCGAAGTCAAAAATATGAATTCTTTTAGATTCATCGAAAAAGCTCTGGAATATGAACAGCAAAGAATAATAGAAGCTCTAAAGAATAATGAAGACGTCGAAAAAGAAACAAGAGGTTGGGACATAGCAACCAAGATGACTGTTTCCATGAGAGGGAAAGAAGAAGAAAGTGACTACAGATATTTCCCAGAACCTGATATACCACCGGTGATTGTTCCAGTAGAAAGAATAGAAGAAATAAAAAGATCTCTGGTAGAACTTCCAGATGAGAAGATCGAGCGTTTTGTCAGCGTGTACGGTATTCCAAAGTATGACGCAACGGTGCTTGCAATGAATAAAGAAATAGCTGATTTCTATGAAGCGTGCGTCAGAGAAATAGATAAACCCAAGGAAATCAGCAACTGGATAATGACAGAGATGCTCAGAGAGATGAAGTCGCTCGAATCGGAAAACATCACTATTACACCTGCTCATCTGTGCGAGCTGTTCAGATTGATGGAAAAAGGTGAAATATCGATGAAAATAGCCAAAGAAGTATTTCCCACAGTTTTCAGAACAGGCAAGATGCCAGGCGAAATTATAAAGGAAAGAGGTTTAAAGCAAATAAGCGATGAGAATTTGTTAGAGAACATTGTAAAGAAAGTTTTAGAAGATAATCCTAAAGCTGTGGATCAATATAAATCCGGTAAAACTGGGGTTATAGGATTTTTTGTCGGTCAAGTTATGAAAGAAACTAAGGGTGCAGCTAATCCTCAAGTGGTAAATAAAATAATTAAACAGATATTGGGGTGA
- a CDS encoding HD domain-containing phosphohydrolase codes for MKKLLFVVVFLAIFSCGFSKKIVVATDIDYPPFTYIDQDGKLIGISQQLWTLFSERTGIEVELIPMNWSEALEKAKRSEVDVLDLVFMTQERKEFLNYTIPIYTITSSIYYDRDLPAINNLSDLSPYIVGVKKGDALYEIAKKSSSTVQFKFYDTYAQLAEAIKNSEIEVFLMDDIPAQYYLHRYDLVYEIRKSEPFSSNQLYWAVPKPKSEILQILNEGLNKISPREIDQVVNSMIPESPSINPEMVKTISIIALCFAAGFVVFAFISQYLKKIVERSKIELQKRNEELNIYNEELEAQSQEIKAINEELEASLTALEKANQRLMDTYTLINEVFNLEEDEESFLQKAFDLVFDMFPKASAGDVSLFDKGTLRIVKSYGYEKDTINLLKLPVSKLKVPNTAVLIRNLNSLSQEKVLENTYVKVGKMASKPSHTMIVPMKFGSEVLGSISLHIVGGTEVFSEQDLKLVESLTKLIVSFFLVRRYINVREKLHNQTVLALVKALEYYDEYTQGHSQRVAELCKKMAQKLSLPEKQIELAALLHDIGKICVPQNILNKEGYLTDDEFNLVKQHPVKGFELISAVEGMQNVAKIILYHHERYDGKGYPMGLKNDEIPVESQVIFIADSFDAMTTARPYRKVPMSFAEALEEIKRCSSTQFNPKIAEVFIDIIKNDLEVGI; via the coding sequence ATGAAAAAACTCCTTTTTGTCGTTGTTTTTCTGGCCATTTTTTCGTGTGGCTTTTCAAAAAAAATAGTAGTTGCTACTGATATAGATTATCCTCCATTTACTTATATAGATCAAGATGGGAAACTAATTGGAATAAGCCAACAACTGTGGACATTGTTTTCTGAAAGAACAGGTATAGAAGTAGAGCTTATACCTATGAACTGGAGTGAAGCTCTCGAAAAAGCAAAAAGATCCGAAGTGGATGTTCTGGATCTTGTTTTCATGACGCAGGAAAGAAAGGAATTTTTAAATTACACAATTCCTATCTACACAATTACGAGCAGCATTTATTATGATCGTGACTTACCAGCTATAAATAATCTTTCAGATCTTTCACCATACATAGTAGGCGTGAAAAAAGGTGATGCATTGTATGAAATAGCCAAAAAATCATCCTCCACTGTGCAGTTCAAATTTTATGACACATACGCTCAATTAGCTGAGGCGATAAAGAACAGCGAAATAGAAGTTTTCTTGATGGATGACATACCGGCTCAATATTATCTGCATAGATATGATTTGGTATATGAGATAAGAAAATCTGAGCCTTTCAGTTCAAACCAGCTTTACTGGGCTGTTCCAAAACCAAAATCAGAAATTTTACAGATTTTGAATGAAGGTTTAAACAAAATATCGCCACGCGAGATAGATCAGGTAGTTAATTCAATGATACCTGAAAGTCCGTCAATAAATCCAGAAATGGTAAAAACTATTTCTATCATCGCACTTTGCTTTGCCGCCGGGTTTGTTGTCTTTGCATTCATCAGCCAATATCTAAAAAAGATTGTTGAAAGATCAAAGATAGAACTTCAAAAGAGAAATGAAGAACTGAACATCTACAATGAAGAGCTGGAAGCTCAAAGTCAGGAAATCAAAGCGATAAACGAAGAATTGGAAGCAAGTTTAACTGCTCTTGAAAAAGCAAATCAGAGGCTTATGGATACTTATACTTTGATTAATGAAGTGTTCAATCTGGAAGAAGACGAGGAATCTTTCTTACAAAAGGCATTTGATCTGGTTTTCGATATGTTCCCCAAAGCATCTGCCGGAGACGTCTCGCTTTTTGATAAGGGAACATTGAGAATTGTTAAATCATATGGTTATGAAAAAGATACAATAAATTTGCTAAAATTACCAGTCAGTAAATTGAAAGTGCCAAACACAGCTGTTCTTATAAGAAATTTAAATTCACTGAGTCAGGAAAAGGTGCTCGAAAATACTTATGTGAAAGTTGGAAAGATGGCTTCTAAGCCATCACACACGATGATTGTTCCAATGAAGTTTGGAAGTGAGGTTTTGGGGAGTATTTCTTTGCACATAGTTGGTGGAACGGAGGTTTTTTCTGAACAGGATTTAAAGCTTGTAGAAAGTTTGACTAAGCTGATAGTCTCTTTTTTTCTGGTAAGAAGGTATATAAATGTTCGAGAAAAACTGCATAATCAAACAGTACTTGCACTTGTGAAAGCCCTGGAGTACTATGATGAATACACCCAGGGCCATTCTCAGCGAGTAGCAGAGCTTTGCAAAAAGATGGCCCAAAAGCTGTCATTACCGGAGAAGCAGATAGAGCTTGCGGCACTTTTGCACGATATAGGAAAAATATGTGTTCCCCAAAATATTTTAAACAAAGAAGGTTACCTAACAGATGATGAATTTAACCTCGTTAAGCAACATCCAGTTAAAGGATTTGAGTTAATAAGCGCCGTAGAGGGTATGCAAAATGTAGCGAAGATAATACTTTACCATCATGAACGTTATGATGGCAAGGGTTACCCCATGGGTTTGAAAAACGACGAAATCCCTGTTGAGTCTCAGGTGATATTTATAGCAGATAGTTTTGATGCCATGACTACGGCCCGACCTTATAGGAAGGTTCCAATGAGTTTTGCGGAAGCTTTAGAGGAAATCAAACGTTGTTCTTCAACGCAATTTAATCCAAAAATAGCAGAAGTTTTTATCGATATAATTAAAAATGATCTGGAGGTGGGAATATGA
- the mnmA gene encoding tRNA 2-thiouridine(34) synthase MnmA, with the protein MKIGILLSGGVDSAVALYQLKNEGYEIVAYHMKTMKDEFFLNRQVKHKICCSPSDTVDAKLIAKTAGVPLKVVNLHEIFKEKIITYYLQEYTRGRTPNPCYFCNRFIKFGYLMDLMIEDGVDVISSGHYARVVDGKLLKALDKEKDQSYFLASIEKERLKKIVFPNGDKTKDEIRDIAKKAGIHVHSKAESQDLCFIPDGDQKRFFEEQGIKIKSGPIFDKYGKKIGEHTGLINYTIGQRKIGVSAGERVYVTRICADRNALIVGNEKDVQSDKFSVIDFNLLVDIDKNFEATVKVRKNSTEVPCKVSLENHQAIVKTTMPVFAVAPGQAAVFYRGDIVIGAGIIEKIL; encoded by the coding sequence GTGAAAATAGGAATTTTGCTAAGTGGAGGAGTAGACAGTGCTGTTGCACTTTATCAATTAAAAAATGAAGGGTATGAGATAGTTGCCTACCATATGAAAACCATGAAAGATGAATTTTTTCTCAACAGGCAGGTAAAACACAAGATCTGTTGCTCACCTTCTGATACTGTGGATGCAAAACTAATAGCAAAAACAGCAGGTGTGCCTTTGAAAGTCGTAAATTTGCATGAAATCTTCAAAGAGAAGATAATAACCTACTACCTTCAAGAATACACCAGAGGAAGAACTCCTAATCCTTGCTATTTCTGCAATAGATTTATAAAATTTGGTTATTTGATGGATTTAATGATTGAAGATGGTGTAGATGTAATTTCAAGTGGTCATTACGCAAGAGTTGTAGATGGAAAGTTACTCAAAGCTCTTGATAAAGAAAAAGATCAATCTTATTTTTTAGCATCAATTGAAAAAGAAAGACTGAAAAAGATTGTTTTTCCAAATGGAGATAAAACAAAAGATGAAATAAGAGATATTGCAAAAAAGGCCGGTATCCATGTTCATAGTAAAGCAGAATCCCAGGATCTGTGTTTTATACCAGATGGAGATCAAAAACGTTTTTTTGAGGAACAAGGAATAAAAATAAAATCTGGTCCAATCTTTGACAAGTATGGCAAAAAAATTGGCGAACACACTGGATTGATCAACTATACAATTGGGCAACGGAAGATAGGTGTTTCGGCAGGTGAAAGGGTTTATGTAACCAGAATTTGCGCTGATCGAAACGCGTTAATTGTCGGCAATGAAAAAGATGTTCAAAGTGATAAATTCTCAGTAATAGATTTCAACCTTCTGGTTGATATAGACAAAAATTTTGAGGCAACAGTAAAAGTGAGAAAAAATTCAACTGAGGTACCGTGCAAAGTATCACTTGAAAATCACCAAGCGATCGTTAAGACAACTATGCCTGTCTTTGCTGTAGCTCCAGGTCAGGCAGCGGTTTTTTACAGAGGAGATATTGTTATCGGTGCTGGAATTATCGAAAAGATTCTATGA
- a CDS encoding glycoside hydrolase 5 family protein yields the protein MPTFFPAPNSISEKHLARYKEFLGLCEDIGIQTMPTFIVGHMSGENHDIAFRESRNLYSDPFMLEQQIYFVKNVVSEIKDFKSIYGYILSNEMPIYGSADTPDNIIRWVKSLTEAIKSIDLHRLVGTGDGCWNAFGGENGFNLKQLSNVVDFFGPHLYLSETDEYRHSMLSEFTVRFVSQYGLPVFLEEFGASSSQASDENIALYYREVLLNSLLSGASGAINWCLNDFDLVSVKPYIHHPFELKFGIVRENGVLKAAAEEVKNFSKFVLNLRNSQMENSEAVILVPSYYNTQYPFSHDSPAETFKHMLQALTMSSKAGFSIDFAEEADLKRWKRYKLVILPSERKYLATTWEALYEYVCEGGNLYLSYYWGNSGFQQGIWSHNIDKLTSCQFNLKYGLNSALNESISLSFENNSWVIKTDHCGIWEKSYAPLSKCPNNVKVQNLDKRELRLIENTIGKGKVFFCNFPIEHILSTSESVNFTDKSHLFYRYIAKQTSINLYHTDNDAVRVKKLRLPLSSDKLYLIQNISWDEQKIKHIFDNDQTIKTNITLTPKQYLVVLIKAT from the coding sequence TTGCCAACATTTTTTCCCGCGCCAAACTCTATTAGTGAAAAACATCTCGCAAGGTATAAAGAATTTCTTGGATTGTGTGAAGATATCGGTATTCAAACAATGCCAACGTTTATCGTCGGGCATATGTCTGGTGAAAACCATGATATTGCTTTCAGAGAATCAAGAAATCTTTACAGTGATCCGTTTATGCTTGAACAGCAAATATATTTTGTAAAAAATGTGGTCTCAGAGATAAAAGATTTCAAATCGATCTACGGCTACATTCTTTCAAATGAAATGCCTATTTATGGGAGTGCCGATACACCAGACAATATAATAAGGTGGGTTAAATCACTGACAGAAGCAATAAAGTCAATTGACCTGCATAGATTAGTTGGCACAGGAGATGGTTGCTGGAATGCCTTTGGCGGGGAAAATGGATTTAATTTAAAGCAATTATCAAATGTTGTGGATTTCTTCGGCCCACATTTGTACCTGAGTGAAACCGACGAGTACAGACATTCAATGTTAAGCGAGTTCACAGTGAGGTTTGTTTCACAATATGGATTACCAGTTTTTCTTGAAGAATTTGGCGCGTCATCTTCTCAAGCTTCAGACGAGAATATAGCTCTGTACTACAGGGAAGTTCTGTTAAATTCTCTCTTATCCGGTGCTTCAGGAGCAATTAACTGGTGTCTGAATGACTTTGATCTTGTATCAGTAAAGCCCTATATACATCACCCATTTGAATTGAAATTTGGTATTGTAAGAGAAAATGGGGTTTTAAAAGCCGCCGCTGAAGAAGTTAAAAACTTCAGCAAGTTTGTTTTAAACCTGAGAAATTCACAGATGGAAAATAGTGAAGCAGTTATTCTTGTCCCGAGTTACTATAATACTCAATACCCATTCAGCCACGACAGTCCAGCTGAAACATTCAAACACATGCTTCAGGCGTTAACAATGTCTTCGAAAGCCGGTTTCTCTATTGATTTTGCAGAAGAAGCAGATTTAAAACGCTGGAAACGATACAAACTTGTCATATTACCAAGTGAGAGAAAATATCTTGCCACCACATGGGAAGCTCTTTATGAGTATGTCTGCGAAGGTGGAAATCTTTATCTAAGCTATTATTGGGGAAACAGTGGTTTTCAACAGGGTATCTGGTCTCACAATATCGATAAGTTGACAAGCTGTCAGTTTAATTTGAAATATGGTCTGAACAGTGCTTTGAATGAATCAATTTCTCTTTCCTTCGAAAATAACAGCTGGGTGATTAAAACGGATCATTGCGGGATATGGGAAAAATCTTACGCCCCTCTTTCAAAGTGCCCGAATAACGTAAAAGTCCAGAACTTAGATAAACGCGAGTTGAGATTGATAGAAAATACAATTGGGAAAGGTAAGGTTTTCTTCTGCAATTTTCCAATCGAACATATTTTATCAACCAGCGAATCAGTGAATTTTACAGACAAATCCCATTTATTTTACAGGTACATCGCTAAGCAAACCAGCATAAATCTTTATCACACAGACAACGATGCAGTAAGGGTGAAAAAATTGCGGTTACCTTTGTCATCTGACAAACTTTATTTGATTCAAAACATTTCCTGGGACGAGCAAAAAATCAAGCACATTTTTGACAATGATCAAACTATTAAGACAAATATTACTTTAACTCCAAAACAATATCTGGTTGTTTTGATCAAAGCAACGTAG